From Aristaeella lactis, the proteins below share one genomic window:
- the sigH gene encoding RNA polymerase sporulation sigma factor SigH, with amino-acid sequence MEEERSDDVIPFRDVFGSKTDEEIVQMCHDGDTHAEEYLLNKYKNFVRSKARSYFLIGADHEDIVQEGMIGLYKSIRDYKPEKLSSFRAFAELCITRQIITAIKTATRQKHIPLNSYVSLNKPLYDEESDRTLLDIIMEGGAGNPEDMIINQEDLGNIHQKINEVLSGLEQEVLSAYLDGKSYQEIAETLGRHVKSIDNALQRVKRKLEKYLEENGRF; translated from the coding sequence ATGGAAGAAGAGCGCAGTGACGATGTGATTCCGTTCAGAGATGTTTTCGGATCAAAAACTGATGAAGAAATTGTTCAGATGTGTCATGACGGAGATACGCATGCGGAAGAATATCTTCTGAACAAATACAAGAATTTTGTCCGTTCCAAAGCCAGAAGCTATTTCCTGATCGGCGCGGACCATGAAGATATTGTTCAGGAAGGTATGATCGGTTTATACAAATCCATACGTGATTACAAGCCGGAAAAGCTCAGCTCATTTCGCGCGTTCGCCGAGCTCTGCATCACAAGGCAAATTATCACAGCCATTAAAACAGCCACAAGACAGAAGCATATTCCCTTAAACAGCTATGTTTCACTCAATAAGCCGTTATATGACGAGGAAAGTGACCGGACCCTGCTTGATATTATCATGGAGGGAGGAGCCGGCAATCCGGAGGATATGATCATCAACCAGGAGGATCTTGGCAATATCCATCAGAAGATCAATGAAGTCCTTTCGGGACTTGAACAGGAGGTCCTGTCTGCTTATCTTGACGGCAAAAGCTATCAGGAAATAGCTGAAACACTTGGCCGGCACGTTAAATCAATCGATAATGCTTTACAGAGGGTCAAAAGGAAACTGGAAAAATACCTGGAAGAGAACGGGCGTTTCTGA